The DNA sequence TCGGACCATTCTGCTTTCAGAAATGACTCGCTAATCCATCCTGCCATGCTAATGTTCCCCTATGGAAATAGTCCCACGGATTCCTAGACAATCTCACTTCTAGGGAATAGAGATACTTTATTCGCAGAAACGGGCAGTTCGCAGCCAGTCGAAATACCAGCCACAAAAAAAGCGGAGTAGGTTGATTAGACCTCTCCGCCTCCAGTATATACTTGATCAATTAATTGCTCAGGGCAAACCTCAATTGGAAACCACCACTGGTAAAGGCTGTGCGATAGGCGTTGCCTGTAACTGGATCGTTGAAGTTGTATTCGAAGAACACCCGAACATTCAAGCGCTTGTTTACAACATAATCCACTGTGGGATTCAAAATGAGGTTAAATGACCCTCTCGTGGGCTGGGAAGCCAGTCGTGGCTCACCCACAATTTGAGGGAGGACATGGTTCACTTCCCGTGTCTCTCGGAGCGTCGCTCGCAACGAGAAGTTCATGCTGTTTCGCAAATATAGTTCTCTTCCGAACAATCGTAGATTCCAATTCAATTTATCTTTACGATAGCCCACCATAAGTAGGACATCGGTATTTCTCAATTCTACCAATTGGAGACTCCCCACATTCATGGTCAGCTGCCTTCCTTTCTTGAAGTCAATTTGGGTGGTCACCCCATTCTTCCAATTCATGTTGAAGCCAATCAGCGGTGCAAATTGCTCGGACATCTGAACGGCCTGAATGTTGTCCTCTGAGAAATAATCTACAATGACCGTTCCCGTGGTGGAATCTATCCCCACGATCTTAGGCTCATCTGCAAATCCATCCCCATTGTCATCAAGGAAATTCAAGTTGTTGTTGAACGTTCCAACAGAATATGTCGCCCGATAAGCATGCTTGAGTGTCATGGATGAAAGCCATTTCTTCAAGCTTGGGATTCCCGTGAGGAGGTTGTAGTTCACACTCCAGTTGGGCAATGGAATATCTGGGAAGCTGGTCAGTTTGATCTTGTTCGGATTGTAGACACCGTATGAAGCCAACATTGAGGTGATCAAAACATCCTGATTGGACCCTAGATATCCATTGACGTATCCGCCTTGCACAATGGGATTGCCCACGGTATTTGGATTCTCTTCGGAATACCTTCGAGAAATATCTTGTCGAATCCGATCGAATTCATTGTATGATTCTGAGTTCTCAGCCTTTCCAAACTCCCAAGCTGTACCGATCAGCATGGTAGACATGGTGAAGTTGCCACTCCTCAATGGGTCGAAACTCCGATAGTTCATTTCTTGAGGATCCCATCGGAAAAACTCAGAATCATTGGTGGAGATGCTTCGGTTTACATTCAGCTCTACTCGGAATCCTCGGAACAATTCTACGGATGTTCGCCCTGTCAATTGTTCGCTAGAATTCTGCAAGAATAGATTGGAGAGCGCAGAGTCTCTCGAAATCCAGCCATATTGAGCTGCCGTGGGCCTGATATCTCGTTGTCCCCCAAAAATGAATTGCCAAGTCGGAGCAATCACAGAACTAATCTCTCCGGTAGCGGGATCGACATATTCCCAGTCAAAACCAAAGTTATTGGTTCGAGGGAGATACCCGGGCAACGTAGTACTATTGTTCCCCGTGTAGCTCAGATCTGCACTCTTGACACTTAGACCAATTCGGACGACTTCCCTTCCTACATTCTTGAGGAATTTGACAAATGGAGAAGGCTGCTTGGTCGTATCTGCCTCTTCCTCGGTCGGCTGAGGTTGCTGAGGATTAGGTCTTCGGGGATTCCTACTGGCATTTTCAGCGGCCCTCCGCTCACGCTCACGCTTTTGCTGTGCATCCAGCACATCTCTCAGTGGCTTGAATTTCCGATACAGCCCATTCAAATCCAGTCGAGCACTCGCTTGGATATTTTGATTGTTCCGAGCCGATCCTCCAAACGAAGGATTGATCTCCGGAGCCTGCTGCCAATTGAAGGAGGCAGAATATCCGACATTACCGCTGATCCAGTTCAATGGTTTGATCTGGGAAAAGGGAAGCTGGTAGGCGAGATTGATATTTTGGACGAAATCAATATTTCGGCCCATATTGATCAAATTCTCGAACCCTCGCGAGGTATCTCGTCCCACATGGAACAGATTCTCAATCAAGCTTCCCACGGAATCTCTTTCCTCCTGCGTAGCATCAGACCAATAACCCTTCACCTCATCCACACGGGAAATATTCGTAGCAGAATAATTCAACTGGAGGTTTTGGGTAAATGCCCAAGTCAAATTGTATGATCTGGTTATCAGGAAGTTTTTAGTAAACAATGGATCAAGATCTCCCCCAAATTCTGTGGTAGGTCTAATCCGTCGATCCTCGAACAGTCGATTACCATTAACCGTCATCGAGAAAGATGTAGGTAATGGATTAAATGACCATTGAGACAGGAAGGAGCTTTTCTTGACCCAGGAGAATGGCTTGACCGACAACTGAGGGAAAGTATACCGATAATTCATTCCACCCTGATGCTGGGTATTGAGGAGTTGCTCAATGGTAGCACTTCGAGCGTAGGATTCACTATAGGCATAATTCACCGAGAAGTTTGAAATATCCCAAGGATAAGACACTTGCTGGTTCCTACCTCCCTCTCGACCCCCTCCGGCCCTCGGACCGGGCGCGACTTTGATCTTTCGCCAGTCGTTGAAATTGATACTTCGGGTTCGCCGGTAATCCTGAATTTCCCTGAGCCGCTCTTTGGCATCTTCTGGATCTAGCGACTCCACGAGCCTATCTGCCGAGACGTCCCCTTCCTGAGGATCAAAGAGGGGATTCCGAATTTGCTCACCAAAAGTAGCATACATCGGAAGCTGAAGTCCCCATTTCTTTGGGAAGAATTTGTCGAGATTCAAGCTAGCAGAAATATTGTAGCGGATCATTTCCTCCAAGCTTCGGGTACTCAAACGTTGTTCAAGCGGACCAAAACCTGTGGATTTATAGGCTACGTTCGCATCTATGCTACCCAAGTCTGCCAGTTTGAGTCGTGCGCTGGCATTTCCTGCCCAACCTGCCGAAGCATTGAAGTTGGTCATTCGCAACTCATTCACCCAAACCTCTAGGCAAACCGGATCTACCTCACCACCTGTAGGGTTTCTGACCCCGATCACGATGTTCCGGACATCGCTCAGCTGTGGCGTACCCTTCACATAGATCTGGTGACCTTCCGGCAAATCATCATCTCGGTAGGCGTGCCGATAAATCAACCCTGTCCCCGAGTTGTTTCGATCCTCTTTGGCCAATGCCAATTTGACCAACTCAAAGTCGAACTCATTCGAAGCAAGCCAGATATTTTCTGCAGTCTGATCATTGGGCGTGGAAGGCGTCAACGGCAATTCGTACTCGTAGTAGTTTTCATCGTTGTCCATCCCCAATCGGATGAAAGCAGTGGCGTCCCCGGTATTCACAAAATTGGGAGGAACAACTCCGTCGTCTGTAGGCTCAGCATGAACCCACATTTTGAGGCGGTCATATTGCCGCAAATCACTCGATACTTTTTTGAAAATACCTCGGGCATCCCCATCCTTGAGATTACAAGTCTTGATCTGGAGGGAGCGTTCATTTTGAAGGAAACTTCCCTGAATGCTACCATTCTGGATCAATCGCTCTACCCCAGGAGGAAGAATGTAGTTGAATGGTTCTTTGGCTGAGTTTTCCTCGATACTCACGCTTCCGAGTTCAAAACTCGTGAAGGGAGGTTCTTGAGGATCGGTTACAATACTTTCATCAGACAAGTCGCCTGCATATTTCCGCCATTGAGTAGCGACCAACTGGAACTCCGCAAGTCTCAAAATAGCAGAGTCTTGCCAGCCATTCATATACATCCGCATGTATCCGATGGCCTTGAAGTTGTTAATCCCTCCAACGGAACGCCCAGCATTCAAGGGGACCCGGAACTGAATCCAAGTAGCCGTCTGGCGAACGTTTGCATTCCCAGTAGGAATGTCTTCGGTAGTGATCTTATCGACGATGAAATTGGTTCCGGGCTCGAGTGAATCAGGATGTAGTTTCATCCGATATTCCCAATATTGCTCGGCAAAATCTACAGAACCGTTTCCGTTCAAATCCTCATTGTCTGGAATCGTAGTGGATTGAAGGGTGAACTCCTGACCACCTGCGGATGGTGGAGAATTTCGCTCCATCCCATTGTATAAGGCGTACCGCTCCAAAATCCCTGCTTCCTCGGTTTGATATCGAGGATCGCGATAAGAATAGAAATCATCCGAGCTTGGATCTTCCTCCGCAAAAGCCATGGCATCTGGCGCAAGGAAGGTCCGAAGGCTATCGAGATAGGCCGCAAAGAAGGTTCGCTCACCTTCATTATCCAATCCATCAAGACCTACATCCTGGGCGATTCGATCATCGGCATCCGCGAGGAAGAAGTCGTTCGGGTTATTTCCCTGTGGAACCCGTCCCCAATCAGTTTCGGTAGTATTGTCTTCATCGTCTACACCGGGCAACCCACTTTCTCGACTCAAGGTCTCATCAGGAAGCACATCTTCCCCAACCAATCCCAAGTTGATATAGAATTCCCCACCTTCATGATCAGGTTCGTCCATGAATGGGTCCATCATCCAGAATTCAAGGAATTCGACATTCGTAGCCTCAAAGTCATTGTTGACGTCGATTTCACGTTGGACCCCAGCCCAGTTTTCCTCAGGATCTACAAAATTCCCCTGTGGATTGAGCTTAGTAGGAGAAGTCTGGTAGTTGTGGAGTCCCCGTTCGTTGGGAATATAATGAAGGTCAAATGTGTTGATCAGGGTGTTACCAAATGCACGGTTGGCAGTAGGGAAAATCTCGTTGACCTGAATTTGACGAGTGTAGTTGTTGGACTTGTCATCATCCGGAATCGGCAAATCTCCCCTGAGGTAAAAGGTTTGGTCAATTTGGTACCATGATAGTTTTGCCCGAGTGTAATTGTCTCTCAGTGGATTCAGATAGGCCGTTCGCGGGTCAAATAGCCGTGGGTTTCCTTCAGGGAAGGAAGCCATTTTCCATCGGGCAATCCCTGTGATGGTTGTAGGCTGAGCAGCAGCTTCAAAATCATCCAAGTAGACAATCCCCCGATCTTCCTCGGTTTTATTGACACTTGGAGTTCCAGGCAAGAATTGAGCAAATTCACCCGCCAAGGAGATGGATGAAGGAGAAGTTGTACTGACCAGCGGGATCTTGTCTATCAAGCGAGTCATGAAATCAGACTCCGATTGATAGGTACCGTCCAGACCCCACAAGGTGTTGTTGAGCGGCTCATCCCCCAGAATCGTTTTGATGTTGAAGGGCTGCTCTTTGAGATTCATGACAGTCGCTCCCAAGGCAATCTTATCCGATGGGCTATATTCTGCCCTCGCACCCAAGAGAATTTTGGTCTGAGTGTTGACGAGGGAGGCACTTTCATAATTTACCTGAATATCCTGCCCAGAGGTCAAGATCGCCTGATTGATAATCGTCACCTTTCCCCCGAAATAATCCACCTGATAATCCTGACCTTCCGTCAATGTTCGACCTCCTGCTGTTACGGTCACACTTCCTTCCTGTAGGTTGAATGTGTTCAGCGGGATTTCAGAACTGGATGACGATCGATAGGTACCTTGCAGGCTATAGCTATTCAGCTCGGGGAAGTTGTTGGTTGCGCCCGGCTGGGTATCGTCATAGAGTGGCTGGAAAACGTATTTGGTGGTGAGGTTGGGGTCATTATCTAGCTGTTCCGCCAAGAATTCCCCAAAGGGTTCTAGGACCGGGAATATCACCAAGCCCTTATCCGACCTCACAGTAAGGCCTTCCAAATAGTCAAAATAGTTGTCTGGCCCCGGACTTGTATTGTTTGTCAAACGGTCTAACCCCAATACCTGAATCAAAGGAATGTTGTCAACTGGGCCGTCTGGCAGGAAGTTGATTTTACCCGCTGAGGTTCTCGAATCGAATTTGACATCCAAATAGAATCCATCCCCTTGCAATCCATATCCGATGTTGTAGATGTTTTTCATCATCAAGTCCCACGCCGGATATGGACTAACGCGAAGCACGTTGGGCTTCAGCATTTTGAGGAAAAGGACATTGGAGTTCAAGCCATCTGCCGGAACATCATCGCTGAATTCCCCTACCTGAAGATTCTGCCCATTCAAAGAATAGTTAAACGCCACAAACAGCACTTGATCTGAACGAACAGGGCTATTCAAGGAAATATATCCAAGCTGGGTATTGACCGTGTATTCTTCAGGACGAAGGCGTCTCATGTTACCGATCACCTGAAAGTCCTCGGTATTGGTTGCACCAATCCCAAATCCTTCAACGGCACTCTTGGCTGAGTTCTGCTGACGTGCAGCAGGATCATTCAGCAAAAGTGAATATAGATTGTTGGCATTATTCGATGGCAACAAAGTATCGCCACTCCGAATCAGGTTGTCATTGTAAACCACACCTTCCCCGCCGGCGAATGGGGTGTCGTTCTCCCCCAAATCCACCAATCCCAAGGCATTACGGTTGTTTTGGGTAACTCCCTGCTGTTCAACCCAAACCTCTACTCGGTTGATCCGGAGATTGGATCGAATGATCGGCAGGTCAGACATGGCATCCTCGTAGCGAGACCGGAAATAGTGGCTCAAGAAGTAATGTCGGTATTGGTCGTATTCGGCTGCACCTTTTTCGAAGGGAGTTTCAATCGCACCGCCGCCGCCTACATTCACACTTTCCACACGCCCACGCTCCATAGACGCCAAAGCAGTCACATAGACAGGCCCAAATCGAAGGCGAGTCTTGATCCCATCGAGGTTTTGTCGGCCTTGAATCAGGGAGTTGCCCACCTGCATGGAAACCTGACCTACCTCGATATTCTGAAGAATGTCATCCTCAGTACCGCTGTGCTCGAGTTTCAACTGATTCTCAAATGCGAAATTGGCTTGGTTGTCAAAGTTTGCATTGATCTTGAGCGCTTCCCCAATCTGGCCAATTACCCCCAATTGGATCTGCTGATCAAAGTTGAAGGTAGTGATACTCCGTTGACGCTCCGGAAGGCTTGGATTGTCGGTAAAGTTGTGATCAAGTGAAAACTTCAGGGTGGCGAATCCTGTAGGTCGGATAGAAACGGTACCGCCCCGGAAGATATCTGAGAGGTCTTCCAGATCGATATTCAATTCGAGGCCTTTTTCGGCAATCTCGTTATTGGCGAGGGACTTTTCCCGGAAATAGTCTTCCCGATCCCTATCCAGCCGATAGGAAATATAATCTTCGTATCCAATGTAGGAAGGACGACGTATATCGAGCGCTCCTGCACGTTCGAAGATATTGAATCCCATGCTGTCAGTATCCAGCTCAAAAGAAGTCTGGAAATTGCCAGGCGCAGGGAGTTGCAGTGGGGTTACATACTCCTGCTGGGTAGCGTCACCTACCCGGTCGTTGGGATTCTTCTTGACTTTGGAGGTGTCTCCATCCGTCTCTAGCGACGTGCTGTCTGGATCTGAGGACCAAGTAACCAGATTCCCGATTTTTACATCTGAGGGATCTTGGGAAGGAATCTCATTTTCAGGCGCGAAAAAAGCCGCTATTGCGGAGAACAGCAATGCAAAACTGAACTTCGACAAGGCAAACAGATTAAAAGGTTACGTCAACGTAGGCTGTTGAAAATAGCTCAGCGTAGAAGTTCAATCATAGGCCGGAGGCGGATTGGTGGGATGAGTGATTCTGGGAAAATGGGAGTAGTATGGTGCAAAAGTATTGCAACTCGCTACAAACATAGAAAATATCTGGTAGATACAAAGGGTAATTACGGTGCCACCGTGTCACGACAATCCAGATATTTCCAATGATAAATTACCTGAACACTCGCAAGGGTATTATCCGTTTTTCAATGCCAGCTTAATGATTTCCTCCACCTTGAGGTCAGCACCCTTAGATTTTAGGATTTGGTCAATGCGCTTGCTCATCACAGTTTTGTTGAGTCCCAATTGCACCAATGCGGCCAATGCTTCAGCCTTCAATTGCGACTGCGACCCACCGGCAGTGGTTGCACTTGATCCTCCTTCGGGCAATTTGATCTTGTCCTTCAACTCTAGAATGATCCTTCCCGCAGTTTTGG is a window from the Pontibacter sp. G13 genome containing:
- the sprA gene encoding cell surface protein SprA, producing the protein MSKFSFALLFSAIAAFFAPENEIPSQDPSDVKIGNLVTWSSDPDSTSLETDGDTSKVKKNPNDRVGDATQQEYVTPLQLPAPGNFQTSFELDTDSMGFNIFERAGALDIRRPSYIGYEDYISYRLDRDREDYFREKSLANNEIAEKGLELNIDLEDLSDIFRGGTVSIRPTGFATLKFSLDHNFTDNPSLPERQRSITTFNFDQQIQLGVIGQIGEALKINANFDNQANFAFENQLKLEHSGTEDDILQNIEVGQVSMQVGNSLIQGRQNLDGIKTRLRFGPVYVTALASMERGRVESVNVGGGGAIETPFEKGAAEYDQYRHYFLSHYFRSRYEDAMSDLPIIRSNLRINRVEVWVEQQGVTQNNRNALGLVDLGENDTPFAGGEGVVYNDNLIRSGDTLLPSNNANNLYSLLLNDPAARQQNSAKSAVEGFGIGATNTEDFQVIGNMRRLRPEEYTVNTQLGYISLNSPVRSDQVLFVAFNYSLNGQNLQVGEFSDDVPADGLNSNVLFLKMLKPNVLRVSPYPAWDLMMKNIYNIGYGLQGDGFYLDVKFDSRTSAGKINFLPDGPVDNIPLIQVLGLDRLTNNTSPGPDNYFDYLEGLTVRSDKGLVIFPVLEPFGEFLAEQLDNDPNLTTKYVFQPLYDDTQPGATNNFPELNSYSLQGTYRSSSSSEIPLNTFNLQEGSVTVTAGGRTLTEGQDYQVDYFGGKVTIINQAILTSGQDIQVNYESASLVNTQTKILLGARAEYSPSDKIALGATVMNLKEQPFNIKTILGDEPLNNTLWGLDGTYQSESDFMTRLIDKIPLVSTTSPSSISLAGEFAQFLPGTPSVNKTEEDRGIVYLDDFEAAAQPTTITGIARWKMASFPEGNPRLFDPRTAYLNPLRDNYTRAKLSWYQIDQTFYLRGDLPIPDDDKSNNYTRQIQVNEIFPTANRAFGNTLINTFDLHYIPNERGLHNYQTSPTKLNPQGNFVDPEENWAGVQREIDVNNDFEATNVEFLEFWMMDPFMDEPDHEGGEFYINLGLVGEDVLPDETLSRESGLPGVDDEDNTTETDWGRVPQGNNPNDFFLADADDRIAQDVGLDGLDNEGERTFFAAYLDSLRTFLAPDAMAFAEEDPSSDDFYSYRDPRYQTEEAGILERYALYNGMERNSPPSAGGQEFTLQSTTIPDNEDLNGNGSVDFAEQYWEYRMKLHPDSLEPGTNFIVDKITTEDIPTGNANVRQTATWIQFRVPLNAGRSVGGINNFKAIGYMRMYMNGWQDSAILRLAEFQLVATQWRKYAGDLSDESIVTDPQEPPFTSFELGSVSIEENSAKEPFNYILPPGVERLIQNGSIQGSFLQNERSLQIKTCNLKDGDARGIFKKVSSDLRQYDRLKMWVHAEPTDDGVVPPNFVNTGDATAFIRLGMDNDENYYEYELPLTPSTPNDQTAENIWLASNEFDFELVKLALAKEDRNNSGTGLIYRHAYRDDDLPEGHQIYVKGTPQLSDVRNIVIGVRNPTGGEVDPVCLEVWVNELRMTNFNASAGWAGNASARLKLADLGSIDANVAYKSTGFGPLEQRLSTRSLEEMIRYNISASLNLDKFFPKKWGLQLPMYATFGEQIRNPLFDPQEGDVSADRLVESLDPEDAKERLREIQDYRRTRSINFNDWRKIKVAPGPRAGGGREGGRNQQVSYPWDISNFSVNYAYSESYARSATIEQLLNTQHQGGMNYRYTFPQLSVKPFSWVKKSSFLSQWSFNPLPTSFSMTVNGNRLFEDRRIRPTTEFGGDLDPLFTKNFLITRSYNLTWAFTQNLQLNYSATNISRVDEVKGYWSDATQEERDSVGSLIENLFHVGRDTSRGFENLINMGRNIDFVQNINLAYQLPFSQIKPLNWISGNVGYSASFNWQQAPEINPSFGGSARNNQNIQASARLDLNGLYRKFKPLRDVLDAQQKRERERRAAENASRNPRRPNPQQPQPTEEEADTTKQPSPFVKFLKNVGREVVRIGLSVKSADLSYTGNNSTTLPGYLPRTNNFGFDWEYVDPATGEISSVIAPTWQFIFGGQRDIRPTAAQYGWISRDSALSNLFLQNSSEQLTGRTSVELFRGFRVELNVNRSISTNDSEFFRWDPQEMNYRSFDPLRSGNFTMSTMLIGTAWEFGKAENSESYNEFDRIRQDISRRYSEENPNTVGNPIVQGGYVNGYLGSNQDVLITSMLASYGVYNPNKIKLTSFPDIPLPNWSVNYNLLTGIPSLKKWLSSMTLKHAYRATYSVGTFNNNLNFLDDNGDGFADEPKIVGIDSTTGTVIVDYFSEDNIQAVQMSEQFAPLIGFNMNWKNGVTTQIDFKKGRQLTMNVGSLQLVELRNTDVLLMVGYRKDKLNWNLRLFGRELYLRNSMNFSLRATLRETREVNHVLPQIVGEPRLASQPTRGSFNLILNPTVDYVVNKRLNVRVFFEYNFNDPVTGNAYRTAFTSGGFQLRFALSN